One window from the genome of Magnolia sinica isolate HGM2019 chromosome 4, MsV1, whole genome shotgun sequence encodes:
- the LOC131242398 gene encoding bet1-like protein At4g14600 has product MSNSHRGAFYGGGGPLRSREGINTRAAANSNEIQLRIDPMHADLDEEIVGLRSKLSQLKNVAQEIGSEAKFQNDFITQLQMTMIKAQAGVKNNMRRLNKSIIQQGSNHVMHVVLFALLCFFAVYLWSKISRR; this is encoded by the exons ATGTCTAATTCCCACAGAGGAGCCTTCTATGGCGGTGGTGGGCCTTTGAGATCAAG AGAAGGTATTAACACGAGAGCGGCCGCTAACTCCAATGAGATCCAATTGAGGATCGACCCGATGCATGCTGATTTGGACGAAGAGATAGTCGGCCTTCGCTCAAAGCTCTCACAATTGAAAAAC GTAGCTCAAGAAATAGGGTCAGAGGCAAAGTTTCAGAATGACTTCATAACCCAATTG CAAATGACAATGATCAAAGCTCAAGCTGGTGTGAAAAACAACATGAGAAGGTTGAATAAGAGCATAATCCAGCAGGGCTCGAACCATGTCATGCACGTTGTCCTTTTTGCGCTCCTTTGCTTCTTTGCTGTCTATTTGTGGTCCAAGATTTCTAGAAGGTGA